In the genome of Cercospora beticola chromosome 2, complete sequence, one region contains:
- the ILV2_1 gene encoding Acetolactate synthase, mitochondrial, with protein sequence MLSSRAASAAKIACQTRHFSSTPTAAAISPYRKHTPQTVKENARRNVSATAKSNAQAAAQPAQSQQRAVPSPAFNRDEPKSREPQPLQPFRQPEMDHSFVGMKGGEIFHEMMLRHGVKHIFGYPGGAILPVFDAIYNSSHFDFILPRHEQGAGHMAEGYARASGKPGVVLVTSGPGATNTVTPMQDALMDGTPMVVFCGQVPTSAIGSDAFQEADTIGISRACTKWNVMVKNIAELPRRINEAFEIATSGRPGPVLVDLPKDVTGGTLNRPIPMMSTLPTHPSAATIAARELSLKQLDGSIRRTADLINIAKKPVIYAGQGVLGHPDGPKLLKELSDKVQIPVTTTLQGLGAYDELDPKSLHMLGMHGSAFANMAMQEADLVIALGARFDDRITGHVPRFAPQARKAAEEGRGGIVHFDIMPKNINKVVQATEAVEGDVTANLALLLPHVHEKSAESRKEWFDQIDAWKERFPWAYEKESGPDGAIKPQTVISALSDLTAPKKHETLIATGVGQHQMWTAQHYRWRQPRSMITSGGLGTMGYGLPAAIGAKVAAPEKLVVDIDGDASFLMTQTELGTASEFGIGVKVIVLNNEEQGMVTQWQSLFYNDRFAHTHQRNPDFVKLAEAMYVPARRTTKLATLNEDLEWLCYGSGEGPAFLEVKVDQKVPVLPMVPGGSALHEFLVYDEKKEKERRQRTKERSGR encoded by the exons ATGTTGTCTTCACGAGCGGCCTCCGCGGCCAAGATCGCTTGCCAGACCCGGCATTTCTCTTCCAcacccaccgccgccgccatctcGCCGTACCGAAAACACACGCCACAGACCGTGAAGGAGAATGCGAGACGCAATGTCTCCGCCACCGCAAAGAGCAATGCGCAAGCAGCTGCACAGCCCGCACAAAGTCAGCAGAGAGCTGTTCCCAGCCCAGCATTCAACCGCGATGAGCCAAAGTCGCGAGAGCCACAACCTCTGCAGCCCTTCCGCCAGCCCGAGATGGACCACAGCTTCGTGGGCATGAAGGGAGGCGAGATCTTCCACGAGATGATGCTCAGACATGGCGTGAAGCACATCT TTGGATACCCCGGAGGCGCCATTCTCCCCGTTTTCGACGCCATCTACAACAGCTCACATTTCGACTTCATTCTGCCCAGACATGAGCAAGGTGCAGGCCATATGGCAGAGGGCTACGCCCGGGCTTCCGGCAAGCCAGGTGTTGTTCTGGTGACTTCCGGCCCTGGCGCAACGAACACCGTAACTCCTATGCAAGATGCTCTCATGGACGGCACTCCCATGGTCGTGTTCTGTGGACAGGTGCCTACCTCTGCCATTGGCTCAGACGCGTTCCAGGAAGCAGATACTATTGGTATCTCAAGAGCATGCACAAAGTGGAACGTGATGGTGAAGAACATTGCTGAGCTGCCACGGAGGATCAACGAGGCTTTCGAAATTGCTACTTCTGGCCGCCCTGGACCAGTTCTGGTTGATCTTCCCAAGGACGTGACTGGTGGTACCTTGAACCGCCCCATCCCAATGATGTCCACTCTGCCCACCCACCCATCTGCAGCCACCATCGCTGCCCGCGAGCTTTCGTTGAAGCAACTGGATGGCAGCATCAGACGGACTGCGGATCTGATCAACATCGCGAAGAAGCCAGTCATTTACGCCGGTCAGGGTGTTCTCGGTCATCCGGATGGCCCGAAGCTCCTCAAGGAGCTCTCGGATAAGGTTCAAATCCCAGTGACTACCACTTTGCAAGGCCTTGGCGCATACGATGAGCTTGACCCCAAGTCTCTGCACATGCTCGGTATGCACGGGTCCGCATTTGCAAACATGGCGATGCAGGAGGCGGACCTCGTCATTGCCCTGGGTGCACGTTTCGATGATCGTATCACTGGACACGTTCCACGTTTCGCTCCTCAAGCTCGGAAAGCGGCCGAGGAGGGTCGTGGTGGCATCGTTCATTTCGACATCATGCCAAAGAACATTAACAAGGTCGTGCAGGCTACTGAGGCTGTTGAGGGTGACGTCACTGCCaacctcgccctcctcctccctcaCGTCCACGAGAAGTCGGCAGAGTCCCGCAAGGAATGGTTCGATCAGATTGACGCCTGGAAAGAGCGTTTCCCTTGGGCATACGAGAAGGAGAGTGGCCCAGATGGCGCTATCAAGCCTCAGACTGTCATCTCGGCACTTTCCGACCTTACTGCGCCTAAGAAGCATGAAACCCTGATTGCTACCGGCGTTGGTCAGCATCAGATGTGGACTGCGCAGCACTACAGGTGGCGACAACCTCGATCTATGATTACCTCTGGTGGCCTGGGTACCATGGGCTACGGTCTTCCAGCTGCTATTGGCGCCAAGGTTGCCGCACCTGAGAAGCTCGTCGTTGACATCGACGGTGATGCATCTTTCCTCATGACTCAGACCGAGCTTGGAACTGCTTCGGAATTCGGCATCGGCGTGAAGGTCATTGTCTTGAACAACGAGGAGCAAGGTATGGTTACACAATGGCAATCGCTGTTCTACAACGACCGATTCGCGCACACACATCAGCGTAACCCAGACTTCGTCAAGCTTGCAGAGGCCATGTACGTGCCAGCGCGAAGGACGACGAAGCTCGCCACTCTGAACGAGGATCTCGAATGGTTGTGCTACGGTTCCGGTGAAGGCCCAGCATTCCTCGAAGTCAAGGTCGACCAGAAGGTCCCCGTACTCCCCATGGTGCCCGGAGGAAGCGCTCTCCACGAGTTCTTGGTgtacgacgagaagaaggagaaggagaggagacAACGGACGAAAGAGCGATCGGGACGctga